Genomic segment of Rhodococcus rhodochrous:
CCGGCCGGCTCGAGAAGGTGGTCGTCCCCGTCCTCCCCTATGTCGAGACCTTCGAACTCGGCGTGGCGTGCGAGGTGTTCGGCTTCGACCGCTCCGACGACGGCCTGCCCACCTACGACTTCCACCTCGTCGCCGCGACCTCCGATCCGGTGCGCACCCGCTTCGGCTACACCATCGAAGTGCCTCACAGGCTCGATCTCCTCGACGACGCCGACCTGATCCTCCTGCCGGCGGTGAACAGCGACGGCATCGCGCTCGACGACGAGCGCCTCGAACCGTTGTTCGCGAAACTGCGGGCCGCCGTCGACCGCGGCGCGCGCGTGGCGAGCATGTGCACCGGGGCGTTCATCCTCGGCGCGGCCGGGTTGCTCGACGGGCGTCGCTGCACGACCCACTGGATGCACGCCGATCGTCTCGCCCGGACGTATCCGACGGCGCAGGTAGACCGGGACGTGCTCTACGTCGACGACCATCCGGTCCTCACCGCCGCGGGCACTGCGGCCGGCATCGACCTGTGCCTCCACATCGTCCGTTCCGCCCAGGGCGCCCAGGTCGCCAACATGATCGCCCGGCGCATGGTGGTGCCACCGCACCGCGACGGTGGGCAGGCCCAGTACGTCGCGATGCCGCTGCCCGAATGCAAGGACGAGTCGCTCGCGCCGTTGCTCGACTGGATGAGCGAGCACCTCGACCGGGAACTCCCGGTGGCCGCGCTGGCGCAGAAGGCGCACATGTCGGCGCGCACCTTCGCGCGGCGGTTCGTCGCCGAGGTCGGGGTCACGCCCGCGCGCTGGCTCCGCGACCAGCGGGTCCTGGCCGCGCAGCGCCTGCTCGAGGAAACGGACCTTCCGATCGACGTGGTGGCCGACCGCGTCGGTTTCGGCACCGCTGCCGTGCTCCGTCAGCATTTTCTGCGCCTGCGGCAGACCACTCCGCAGGCCTACCGCCGGACCTTCCGGCGGTCCGTCGAGCCCGTCGGCGTGGAACGCCGCAACGAGGTCGGCGTGGGACGCCGCAGTCGGGTCGGTGGGGAACACCACGAGCCGGTCGGCGTGTGACGCATCCCTCGATCGGCACCTCCCGACAGCACCCCCGGATCGGACACGTCACGTAGCGTGGCGGAAGGAACCCCGTCACGACGCGTGACGGCGGGAACGAACGGGAAGAAACAACGGCGGCCGGATGTTGGACCCGTCGACACGCCCGACCGAAAGGATTTCCGTGGCAACCAAGGCTCTCACCCAGCAGGA
This window contains:
- a CDS encoding GlxA family transcriptional regulator, whose translation is MSGTPGTTGRLEKVVVPVLPYVETFELGVACEVFGFDRSDDGLPTYDFHLVAATSDPVRTRFGYTIEVPHRLDLLDDADLILLPAVNSDGIALDDERLEPLFAKLRAAVDRGARVASMCTGAFILGAAGLLDGRRCTTHWMHADRLARTYPTAQVDRDVLYVDDHPVLTAAGTAAGIDLCLHIVRSAQGAQVANMIARRMVVPPHRDGGQAQYVAMPLPECKDESLAPLLDWMSEHLDRELPVAALAQKAHMSARTFARRFVAEVGVTPARWLRDQRVLAAQRLLEETDLPIDVVADRVGFGTAAVLRQHFLRLRQTTPQAYRRTFRRSVEPVGVERRNEVGVGRRSRVGGEHHEPVGV